A region of Daphnia carinata strain CSIRO-1 chromosome 10, CSIRO_AGI_Dcar_HiC_V3, whole genome shotgun sequence DNA encodes the following proteins:
- the LOC130700769 gene encoding uncharacterized protein LOC130700769 — translation MVMSVIPDDGHPYLEIQWKLSDMEVEAVLLSNLIEFRGLKAIRLGIQNLKDQRCTLNLFAHHIQHTGIVMKAVICHIDGLEWIDMIQHGCQSTALFTAILAKTLHGPQTLTFRVFIANTICNYRFLLRDGKLKNQFWSAASKNSGTTDMDFKVQNRIFPAHKSLVIARSKAFAAELERLEKRIDEDCTNRRPRIALDLNPDTFEALLKYMYTGEFQLPTANTEEFWKSVAKYELATLSQLGEVLLQGSLKPTDWIELLGSLEVTRREQQLPMGSSSEVSTISHSGFTLRFPDRISNEAKGKFQFLEETRFGWRYSTSTDENGKVSCLHTCFFSSLECNSNLYVFDVIFRSQNDVITMVERHRQNDDCMLQIFYANVIHGNVFNESVCFEVFIRSRIETVAVELVDTQLGESLWMAAEKAEGTDLEFQVGDEVFCAHTWLVACRSQPLATLFSDLLLEEAAGCDVRSSSETDLKTTTTITPAAKTTIKINDVEPDVFRELLNYMYTGTLGMAANEPLLKAAEKYEIESLMNICRAAVREINCENLSLKVLSY, via the exons ATGGTGATGTCGGTGATACCAGATGATGGTCATCCTTACCTAGAAATACAATGGAAACTGAGTGACATGGAAGTAGAAGCTGTCTTGTTATCGAATTTGATTGAATTCCGAGGTCTCAAAGCTATTCGTTTGGGTATTCAAAACCTAAAGGATCAGCGTTGCACACTGAATCTCTTCGCTCATCATATTCAGCACACCGGGATTGTAATGAAAGCTGTTATTTGCCATATTGACGGGCTCGAATGGATCGATATGATACAGCACGGCTGCCAGTCGACAGCGCTTTTTACAGCAATTCTCGCAAAAACCCTCCATGGCCCTCAAACGTTGACGTTTCGGGTTTTTATTGCTAACACGATTTGCAATTACCGATTCCTACTGAGAGATGGCAAGTTAAAGAATCAATTTTGGTCTGCCGCATCAAAAAACAGCGGAACTACAGACATGGACTTTAAAGTTCAAAATCGTATTTTTCCCGCACATAAATCGCTTGTCATTGCACGCAGCAAGGCTTTCGCTGCTGAACTCGAAAGGCTGGAGAAACGAATAGACGAGGACTGCACGAATCGTAGACCTCGCATTGCTCTTGACTTGAATCCTGATACTTTCGAAGCTCTACTCAAGTACATGTACACGGGCGAGTTCCAATTACCCACCGCAAACACCGAAGAATTCTGGAAAAGCGTTGCAAAATATGAATTGGCTACACTATCACAACTCGGTGAGGTTTTGCTCCAAGGATCGTTGAAACCGACTGATTGGATTGAATTACTTGGGTCGTTAGAAGTGACACGGAGAGAACAACAGTTACCCATGGG TTCGTCATCTGAGGTGTCCACGATTAGTCATTCAGGTTTCACGCTGCGGTTTCCTGACCGCATATCGAACGAAGCGAAAGGGAAGTTCCAGTTTCTGGAGGAGACTAGGTTTGGCTGGCGCTATTCTACGAGTACGGACGAAAATGGCAAAGTTTCTTGTCTTCATACTTGCTTCTTTAGTAGTCTTGAGTGTAACAGTAATCTCTACGTTTTTGACGTTATATTTCGAAGCCAAAATGATGTAATAACTATGGTTGAACGCCACCGGCAAAACGATGACTGCATGTTGCAGATCTTCTATGCCAACGTGATCCATGGAAATGTCTTTAACGAATCCGTGTGTTTCGAAGTATTCATTCGTTCCCGTATCGAAACAGTAGCTGTCGAACTGGTAGATACCCAGCTTGGTGAATCACTGTGGATGGCAGCTGAGAAAGCAGAGGGAACGGACCTTGAATTTCAAGTCGGTGATGAAGTTTTCTGCGCCCACACGTGGTTAGTGGCATGCCGTAGTCAGCCGCTTGCGACACTATTTAGTGACTTGCTACTGGAGGAGGCGGCTGGATGTGACGTTAGGTCTTCGTCAGAAACTGACCTTAAGACCACAACAACGATAACGCCAGCAGCAAAAACCACAATCAAAATTAACGATGTTGAACCAGACGTCTTCCGAGAGTTACTTAACTACATGTACACTGGAACTCTAGGTATGGCAGCCAACGAGCCGCTTCTAAAGGCTGctgaaaaatacgaaattgaaagtttaatGAACATTTGCAGAGCTGCTGTTCGTGAAATTAATTGTGAGAATTTATCACTCAAAGTGCTTTCTTATTGA
- the LOC130700715 gene encoding alpha-N-acetylglucosaminidase-like has product MLFRNLVWHPVLVICFLVIQRGYCVPLDKIHTRTSVEIQAQAVTDLIGRLIPGRANEFDVTVESGLPGEENGYFQIEKVAGNATVVVRGSTGVMAAWGFHYYLTQFCHCQVSWDTDQLNLPADLPDVSVRITSLDKFRYYQNTCTVSYSFAWWQWPRWEREIDWMAMNGINLPLAFTGQEVIWQRVYLGLGLVQADLDEHFSGPAFFAWQRMGNFRGWGGPLSDNWHQATLALQHKILERMRAFGMIPVLPAFAGHVPRAMERVYPNTNYTYLTPWVTFEDQYCCPLFVQPTEPLFTEIGTRFIQEMISEFGTDHVYNCDVFNEVKPTQSDPTFVSSVGASVYSAMATTDPDAIWLMQGWLFKSEAEYWTPELSKALLTSVPQGRMLVLDLQAEINPQYIRLESFYGQPFVFCLLHNFGGALGLNGAIPTISDRVIEARNFPNSTMVGTGLTMEGINQNYIVYDKMLEMGWRNQVPDLNQWYDEYTVRRYGVDSSEIKSAWRMLQTSVYNDTSGRSFHGQYLLTNRPALFKFPYIWYNSSDVILAWDSFIASALTEPLLSDASNFRHDVIDVTRQAMSEIFSQLYGRLLVTYCDKNVTALGEVARQMIDLLQDLDELLQTDQKFLLGKWIADAKSWGVTEGEILQYEWNARNQITLWGPRGEILDYATKQWAGVVADYYKPRWEVFIRELEIAIEENRTFNSTAYQSMVYNAVEKPFTFSTKIYPDVATGDPVVTAAIFYDKWRNVYQFGNDNPIGDCVTLEEREDDRGDEEKRYFYFVENSEI; this is encoded by the exons ATGTTATTCCGGAACTTAGTGTGGCATCCTGTTCTCGTGATATGCTTCCTTGTAATTCAGAGAG GTTATTGCGTACCGCTGGACAAAATCCATACGCGCACCTCCGTGGAGATCCAAGCGCAAGCCGTCACAGACCTGATCGGCCGTCTTATTCCAGGACGTGCAAATGAATTCGATGTTACGGTTGAGTCAGGCCTGCCCGGAGAAGAAAATGGATACTTCCAG ATCGAAAAGGTCGCAGGGAATGCAACAGTTGTCGTTCGAGGATCCACTGGTGTAATGGCAGCATGGGGATTTCATTACTATTTAACTCAATTCTGTCATTGCCAAGTGTCGTGGGATACAGACCAGTTGAATTTACCTGCGGATTTACCCGACGTCTCAGTACGGATCACTTCTTTAGATAA ATTCCGTTACTATCAGAACACGTGTACGGTAAGCTACAGTTTTGCTTGGTGGCAGTGGCCGCGATGGGAACGTGAAATTGACTGGATGGCAATGAACGGAATTAATTTGCCTTTAGCTTTTACCGGACAAGAGGTTATTTGGCAACGAGTTTATTTGGGACTAGGCCTAGTACAGGCAGACCTTGATGAACATTTTTCTGGTCCAGCTTTCTTTGCTTG GCAACGAATGGGAAATTTTCGAGGATGG GGCGGACCTTTAAGCGATAATTGGCACCAAGCGACTCTTGCACTTCAGCACAAGATATTGGAGCGAATGCGGGCCTTTGGAATGATTCCTGTTCTTCCAGCATTTGCTGGCCATGTTCCACGCGCCATGGAAAG GGTTTATCCTAATACAAATTACACATACCTCACACCTTGGGTAACTTTCGAGGACCAATACTGCTG CCCATTGTTTGTCCAGCCCACTGAACCACTTTTTACTGAAATTGGCACAAGATTCATTCAAGAG ATGATTTCTGAATTTGGAACGGATCACGTCTATAACTGCGACGTTTTCAACGAGGTTAAACCCACCCAGTCAGATCCCACATTTGTGTCTTCAGTCGGAGCTTCAGTTTACAGTGCCATGGCAACAACGGATCCTGACGCTATTTG GTTAATGCAAGGTTGGCTGTTCAAAAGCGAGGCTGAATATTGGACACCGGAATTGTCTAAGGCTTTACTCACTTCCGTACCCCAA GGTCGCATGTTGGTACTGGATTTGCAAGCAGAAATCAATCCGCAATATATTCGGCTTGAATCTTTCTACGGCCAACCTTTTGTGTTCTGCTTGCTGCACAACTTCGGAGGAGCATTGGGTCTCAATGGAGCTATTCCTACCATCTCTGAT CGCGTCATTGAAGCAAGAAATTTCCCCAATTCGACCATGGTGGGAACGGGTCTAACGATGGAGGGTATTAATCAAAACTACATCGTCTACGATAAAATGCTTGAAATGGGCTGGAGGAATCAAGTTCCAGATCTCAACCAATG GTATGACGAATATACCGTGAGGAGGTATGGAGTAGATAGCTCAGAGATTAAATCTGCTTGGCGAATGTTACAG ACAAGCGTTTACAATGATACATCTGGCCGCTCTTTCCATGGCCAATATCTCTTAACCAATCGACCAGCACTGTTCAAATTTCCATAT ATTTGGTATAATTCAAGTGACGTTATCTTGGCATGGGATTCCTTTATTGCCAGTGCGCTGACCGAACCGTTATTGTCTGACGCTTCCAACTTTCGCCACGATGTTATAGATGTGACGAGGCAAGCAATGTCGGAAATTTTCAGCCAACTTTACGGTCGTCTATTGGTAACCTACTGTGACAAGAATGTCACTGCTCTTGG AGAGGTTGCACGTCAGATGATTGATTTATTACAAGATCTGGACGAGCTACTTCAAACTGACCAGAAATTCCTGTTGGGAAAATGGATCGCCGATGCTAAATCTTGGGGAGTGACTGAAGGG GAAATTCTACAATACGAATGGAATGCTCGAAATCAAATTACTCTTTGGGGCCCGCGAGGCGAGATATTGGATTACGCAACAAAGCAATGGGCTGGTGTCGTTGCCGATTATTACAAGCCTCGATGGGAAGTTTTTATTCGAGAACTTGAAATTGCCATCGAAGAAAACCGAACTTTTAATAGTACAGCTTACCAATCTATGGTTTACAATGCTGTAGAGAAGCCGTTTACGTTCAGCACCAAAATTTATCCGGATGTAGCAACAG GTGATCCGGTTGTAACGGCGGCGATATTTTACGACAAATGGAGGAATGTTTATCAGTTCGGTAACGATAACCCAATCGGCGACTGTGTGACACTCGAGGAAAGAGAAGATGATAGGGGAGACGAAGAAAAacgttatttttatttcgtagAAAATTCTGAAATATAA